One genomic window of uncultured delta proteobacterium includes the following:
- a CDS encoding hypothetical protein (Evidence 5 : No homology to any previously reported sequences), with product MGFKGSKVQILSSRPEIIGAYDYSRKPFFCWGFCPRYSLFTVSDLNYKITPTRKTNNKITAFITSQREDGRAPLPGKRTG from the coding sequence ATGGGGTTCAAGGGGTCGAAGGTTCAAATCCTTTCATCCCGACCAGAGATTATAGGGGCTTACGATTATAGTCGTAAGCCCTTTTTTTGTTGGGGCTTTTGCCCCCGCTATTCCCTCTTTACCGTTTCGGATTTGAATTATAAAATCACACCGACCCGTAAAACGAATAATAAAATCACAGCCTTCATAACATCGCAGAGAGAGGACGGGCGTGCCCCCTTGCCCGGGAAACGGACGGGATGA
- a CDS encoding conserved hypothetical protein (Evidence 4 : Homologs of previously reported genes of unknown function), with translation MESLSYVPIIMTDLNTPWEKVVHLGVPVTFPPKSIISRHDAEKAPGMYLIRRGGVRLSNISLSGADKVLFYLGRGTLFNEVPMLQYAGSGTFTSMEHTEAVFWPRKRINEEFIREYPDLILNLLESISRKMRAFYFQLCSQQQYDGFVNVCRALYSMHLFNRAGEDITPGLTRLELASYLGLHRSSLHKAMARLRDEGIIGEYSKKKLRLLDADRLKEYAETPRRD, from the coding sequence ATGGAGTCGCTGTCCTATGTGCCTATCATCATGACTGACCTCAACACCCCCTGGGAAAAAGTCGTTCATCTGGGCGTTCCGGTCACGTTCCCGCCGAAGTCGATAATTTCCCGGCATGACGCGGAAAAAGCCCCCGGCATGTATCTCATCAGACGGGGGGGCGTCAGGCTGTCCAATATTTCCCTCAGCGGCGCGGACAAGGTGCTGTTTTATCTGGGGCGCGGCACGCTGTTCAACGAAGTGCCCATGCTGCAATATGCCGGAAGCGGCACATTCACCAGCATGGAGCATACGGAAGCGGTATTCTGGCCGAGGAAACGCATCAACGAAGAGTTTATTCGCGAATATCCCGATCTGATTCTCAATCTTCTGGAATCAATCAGCAGAAAGATGCGGGCCTTTTATTTCCAACTCTGCAGCCAGCAGCAGTACGACGGGTTCGTCAACGTCTGCCGCGCGCTGTACAGCATGCATCTTTTCAACAGGGCGGGGGAGGACATCACTCCCGGCCTGACGCGGCTGGAGTTGGCCTCTTACCTGGGCCTGCACAGGAGTTCCCTGCACAAGGCCATGGCGCGCCTTAGAGACGAGGGTATTATCGGAGAGTACAGCAAGAAAAAGCTGCGCCTTCTGGACGCGGACCGCTTGAAAGAATATGCTGAGACGCCGCGCAGGGACTAG
- a CDS encoding Di-/tricarboxylate transporter, translated as MAQDSAAQPSRDGTPGKNLWYYTASAIGLLIVFGFGSLPPIAPITPMGMKVLGIFLGMIFLWSFVSILWPSLLGIVALAICGYAPLPKILWISFGDTVPTLVLFAMVLFGAIQHAGVTRYISRWFLTRKIINGKPVVFSFVFIYATYVLAALSANILPALLFMWAILYGVLDDVGYKKGDKYTAIMVIGTMFGAISGQAAKPFTGSALMIVGAYEKAAQTQLDYFHYMLFGVIMSSLGILLYALLIKFVLKPDMSKIQDITIERFDREKLPNMDLRQKILMASLFGYLIMVLLPSILPKSLVGVAFLAKLGPLGMVILFVVGLSLFKYDDKPIIDFKEIAGRYIIWDVYFLVCMAMAISTALTAGETGIVGFLQWSLDPILGGHSFFMFSIILVLFGMGITQLANNAVMGVLLMPVIKAFSEQAGANFEAVAVMITFAMHIALLTPAASPYAAILYGNRNWISQNEVFKYGLILFVMSAALFVFVGIPCMNLIY; from the coding sequence ATGGCGCAAGACAGTGCGGCGCAACCATCCAGGGACGGCACCCCTGGGAAAAACCTCTGGTATTATACGGCTTCGGCCATTGGTCTTCTGATCGTTTTCGGCTTCGGCAGCCTGCCGCCGATTGCCCCCATTACTCCCATGGGCATGAAGGTGCTCGGCATTTTTCTGGGCATGATTTTCCTGTGGTCGTTCGTCAGCATCTTGTGGCCCAGCCTGCTGGGCATTGTGGCCCTGGCCATCTGCGGATACGCGCCTCTCCCGAAAATCCTGTGGATCTCCTTCGGCGATACGGTGCCGACGCTCGTGCTCTTTGCCATGGTTCTTTTCGGCGCGATCCAGCACGCGGGCGTCACCCGCTACATCAGCCGGTGGTTCCTGACCAGGAAGATCATCAACGGCAAACCCGTGGTTTTCAGCTTCGTCTTCATATACGCCACCTATGTGCTCGCCGCGCTGTCCGCCAACATCCTGCCGGCTCTTCTGTTCATGTGGGCCATCCTGTACGGCGTGCTTGATGACGTGGGGTACAAGAAAGGCGACAAGTACACCGCCATCATGGTCATCGGCACAATGTTCGGCGCCATTTCCGGCCAGGCCGCCAAACCCTTTACCGGCTCGGCCCTGATGATCGTCGGCGCGTACGAGAAAGCGGCCCAGACCCAACTGGACTATTTCCACTATATGCTGTTCGGCGTCATCATGAGTTCCCTCGGCATCCTTCTCTATGCGCTGCTGATCAAATTCGTGCTGAAGCCCGACATGTCCAAAATCCAGGACATCACCATTGAGCGCTTTGACAGGGAAAAGCTTCCGAACATGGACCTCAGGCAAAAGATCCTGATGGCGTCCCTGTTCGGCTATCTGATTATGGTGCTTTTGCCGAGCATCCTGCCCAAGAGCCTCGTTGGCGTGGCGTTTCTGGCAAAACTGGGGCCGCTCGGCATGGTGATCCTGTTCGTGGTGGGTCTCAGCCTCTTCAAGTATGACGATAAGCCCATCATTGACTTCAAGGAAATCGCCGGCCGGTATATCATCTGGGACGTCTATTTCCTGGTCTGTATGGCCATGGCCATTTCCACCGCCCTGACCGCCGGCGAGACCGGCATCGTCGGATTTTTGCAATGGAGCCTGGATCCGATCCTCGGCGGCCATTCCTTCTTCATGTTCTCGATAATCCTGGTGCTTTTCGGCATGGGCATCACCCAGCTTGCCAACAACGCGGTTATGGGCGTGCTCCTCATGCCGGTCATCAAGGCCTTCAGCGAGCAGGCCGGAGCCAACTTCGAGGCGGTGGCGGTCATGATCACATTCGCCATGCACATCGCCCTCCTGACGCCGGCGGCCTCCCCCTACGCGGCCATTCTTTACGGAAACAGGAACTGGATAAGCCAGAACGAAGTATTCAAGTACGGCCTGATACTGTTCGTGATGTCGGCCGCCTTGTTCGTCTTTGTCGGCATCCCGTGTATGAATTTGATTTATTAA